One stretch of Pedobacter riviphilus DNA includes these proteins:
- a CDS encoding restriction endonuclease yields the protein MNIGKEFEEYVRYIFFYILNIKDEGIEIKERHKLRGLSGEMHEFDLFYEFDKSGFKHQVGIECKNTNRPIERAEIQIFVDTLNNFRNIVGIFISKSGFQSGQKSMVKNMDLF from the coding sequence ATGAATATTGGAAAGGAATTCGAGGAATACGTAAGATATATTTTTTTTTATATTTTAAACATAAAAGATGAAGGCATTGAAATCAAGGAAAGACATAAACTACGAGGACTTAGTGGCGAAATGCATGAATTTGACTTATTTTACGAATTTGACAAGTCGGGCTTTAAACATCAGGTAGGAATAGAGTGTAAAAATACTAACCGCCCCATTGAAAGAGCAGAAATACAAATTTTTGTCGATACGCTTAATAATTTTAGAAATATTGTAGGTATTTTTATTTCTAAAAGTGGGTTTCAGTCGGGGCAAAAGAGTATGGTAAAAAACATGGACTTATTTTAA
- a CDS encoding alpha-L-fucosidase codes for MRYFKFFIVLFPLFIVSRLNAQQKNSDQKMQWFADAKLGIFIHWGIYSVNGISESWSFFNNYINHDAYMKQLNGFTAAKYKPEEWVNLIKESGAKYAVITTKHHDGVALWDSKMPNATTTVKNSAAKKDLITPFVAELKKSGLKTGLYFSLPDWSYTDYDGFTRDRKRYDYKQDPARFKKFQNYFQGQLNELSNQYNPDLVWFDGDWEHSGEEWQAKNILENLRKVNQNIIINSRLNGHGDYDTPEQGVPVVRPTSPEWELCYTMNDSWGYQPYDNHYKSSNMIIRTLVDCISMGGNLLLDIGPKADGTIAPEQVKILKDLGRWTNKHAEAIYSTQAGIPNGHINGKTALSKNKDILYLYLDYKTKNGILLSGIKSRINKIEVIGSKAQVYSIQLNETDYLLNLKDADFDSDVTVLKVSLNGPIQLAEDKQESLSLADLYAAPKQRGLTNLNLSRLAINLNAGTNIFQNTGLPADGLDFNPGVKNVDQKISNWVIKNAEVLYKTGKGIPSGHYQGNTALSADKQTLYLFVEGTPTGPIAIKGLKNNISRIRIVGEGTMLPHEIYNKLYWSKIPGIVYIPVPKDKLDPELTVIAVLLDSPIDLYREKVGAIESNL; via the coding sequence ATGCGTTATTTTAAATTTTTTATTGTCTTATTCCCTTTATTTATAGTGAGCAGGCTAAACGCTCAACAAAAAAATTCTGATCAAAAAATGCAATGGTTTGCAGATGCCAAACTGGGTATTTTCATCCATTGGGGCATTTATTCTGTTAATGGCATTTCCGAATCGTGGTCGTTTTTTAACAACTATATTAACCACGATGCTTACATGAAACAACTCAATGGTTTTACCGCCGCAAAATACAAACCAGAAGAATGGGTAAATTTGATTAAAGAAAGTGGTGCTAAATATGCGGTAATTACCACCAAACATCATGATGGCGTTGCCCTTTGGGACAGTAAAATGCCAAATGCCACCACTACAGTAAAGAACAGTGCAGCTAAAAAAGATTTAATTACACCATTTGTGGCTGAACTCAAAAAATCAGGCCTTAAAACAGGTTTATATTTTTCATTACCCGATTGGAGTTATACGGATTATGATGGTTTTACCCGCGATCGTAAACGGTATGATTACAAACAAGATCCTGCCCGCTTTAAAAAATTCCAGAACTATTTTCAGGGGCAGTTAAACGAACTTTCTAATCAGTACAACCCCGATTTAGTGTGGTTTGATGGCGACTGGGAACATAGTGGCGAAGAATGGCAAGCCAAAAACATATTGGAAAATTTACGCAAAGTAAACCAGAACATCATTATCAATTCGCGTTTAAATGGTCACGGTGATTACGATACTCCCGAACAAGGCGTGCCGGTGGTAAGGCCTACATCACCAGAGTGGGAATTGTGTTACACCATGAACGACTCATGGGGCTATCAACCTTACGACAATCACTACAAATCGTCAAATATGATTATCCGTACCCTGGTTGATTGCATTAGCATGGGCGGAAATTTATTGCTTGATATTGGACCAAAAGCAGATGGTACTATTGCGCCAGAACAAGTAAAGATTTTAAAAGATTTGGGTCGCTGGACCAACAAACATGCGGAAGCAATTTACAGTACACAGGCTGGAATTCCGAACGGGCACATCAATGGAAAGACTGCTTTATCCAAAAACAAAGATATATTGTACCTGTATCTCGATTATAAAACAAAAAATGGGATTTTACTGTCGGGAATAAAATCGAGAATCAACAAAATTGAAGTAATTGGGAGCAAAGCACAGGTATATTCGATTCAATTAAATGAAACAGATTATCTGCTTAATTTAAAAGATGCCGATTTTGACAGCGATGTAACCGTTCTAAAAGTATCATTAAACGGCCCTATTCAGCTCGCTGAAGACAAACAGGAAAGCCTTTCGCTGGCAGACTTATATGCTGCGCCTAAGCAGCGGGGGTTAACCAACTTAAACCTGAGCAGGCTGGCCATTAATTTAAATGCAGGTACAAATATATTTCAGAATACCGGTTTACCTGCTGATGGCTTAGACTTTAATCCTGGAGTTAAAAACGTAGATCAAAAGATTAGTAACTGGGTAATCAAAAATGCCGAGGTCCTTTACAAAACAGGCAAAGGCATCCCCAGCGGACATTACCAGGGCAATACGGCACTTTCTGCCGATAAACAAACCCTTTACTTATTTGTAGAAGGCACACCAACCGGCCCAATTGCCATTAAAGGTTTAAAAAATAATATCAGCAGGATCAGGATTGTGGGTGAAGGTACCATGCTTCCGCACGAAATTTATAACAAACTGTACTGGAGCAAAATACCAGGAATTGTTTACATTCCTGTACCTAAAGATAAATTAGATCCTGAATTAACGGTAATTGCGGTGCTTTTAGATAGCCCGATTGATTTGTACCGTGAAAAAGTTGGTGCTATTGAAAGCAATCTCTAA